A genomic stretch from Sinorhizobium terangae includes:
- a CDS encoding cysteine hydrolase — protein sequence MTTVLAAVAAVVVVGALFVIRLKYELRRANTPTTGERIDISMRPNLALLVIDIQKDFTSIGGKYGWDEAYLKKRLAMISTAAVKASQAEIPVIAIRHVYRAPLIRLMIWFFGEGRGIPGSKGLGLALPLSPDFDIVKSLSDGFSSPELEGYLAANRIGTLLLTGLDGCHCVQNTANGALNRGYRVEILENAVLSRDKAGWRKHAEALEGRGAVLT from the coding sequence ATGACTACGGTTCTCGCGGCGGTGGCGGCAGTCGTCGTTGTCGGCGCCCTCTTCGTCATCCGCCTGAAGTATGAATTGCGGAGGGCGAATACGCCGACCACCGGCGAGCGCATCGACATTTCCATGCGGCCGAACCTGGCGCTGCTCGTCATCGACATACAGAAGGACTTCACCTCGATCGGCGGAAAATACGGATGGGACGAGGCCTATCTGAAGAAGCGACTTGCCATGATCAGCACGGCTGCCGTCAAGGCGAGCCAAGCCGAGATACCGGTGATTGCCATCCGCCATGTCTATCGCGCGCCGCTCATCAGGCTGATGATCTGGTTTTTTGGCGAGGGGCGGGGAATCCCGGGATCGAAAGGGCTCGGTCTCGCGTTGCCGCTGTCGCCGGATTTCGATATCGTGAAATCGCTGAGCGATGGCTTCTCCTCACCGGAGCTCGAAGGCTATCTGGCTGCAAACAGGATCGGTACCTTGCTGCTGACGGGGCTCGACGGTTGCCATTGCGTCCAGAACACCGCCAACGGTGCGCTCAACCGCGGCTATCGGGTCGAAATCCTCGAAAACGCCGTATTGAGCCGCGACAAAGCCGGATGGCGCAAGCATGCCGAGGCGCTTGAAGGGCGGGGCGCCGTGCTCACCTGA
- a CDS encoding MarR family winged helix-turn-helix transcriptional regulator produces the protein MLVRFDKQERLYKAIKLVRPIQLNVNRTVEKMLDGAGITVAERAILEVLCNEPLTVPEAARRLSMKRQFVQRITAGLFAKALIEKKPNPEHRKAYFCVPSAAGRELFNAVHQRELELLHAALGDINQTEVVVALRVMARIDSAFEELAHQLGAEESG, from the coding sequence ATGCTCGTCCGATTCGACAAACAGGAACGCCTCTACAAGGCCATCAAACTTGTCCGCCCCATCCAGCTCAACGTCAACAGGACGGTGGAGAAGATGCTCGACGGGGCGGGGATCACGGTTGCCGAGCGGGCTATCCTCGAAGTGCTTTGCAACGAGCCGCTGACGGTGCCGGAGGCGGCAAGGCGCCTGTCGATGAAGCGGCAATTTGTCCAGCGCATCACGGCGGGGCTGTTTGCAAAGGCCCTGATCGAGAAAAAACCCAATCCGGAGCATCGCAAGGCCTATTTCTGTGTCCCGAGCGCCGCCGGCCGTGAGTTGTTCAACGCCGTTCACCAGCGCGAACTGGAACTGCTGCATGCGGCTCTCGGCGATATCAACCAGACCGAGGTGGTGGTGGCTCTCCGGGTGATGGCGCGAATCGACTCGGCTTTCGAGGAACTGGCACATCAGTTGGGCGCGGAGGAAAGCGGATGA